CACGCCCAGCGACATGGACGATAGACGCAGCGTCGCCATCAAACGCCGTCGAATAGAACGGGTGTCCGGCTCCCCGGCCACCCAATTGCGGATGAATTCCCGGCGACCCTTTGAGGTTATAGAGCTTGCAGCAGAAATTATTTCAGTCATGTTCTCTCCCTGCGCCGTTGGAATCCCCCGCAGGCGTCAATTCTATTGAATTCAAAATTTGATTTGATTTTTGCCGCTGTTCGAACAACCGTTGCCCATCTTTGGCACCCAGCTGTTCGATGGACATTAAGGCCCTTTCGACCCAGCTTTGCGTTATCGGCGGCACCGTACACAGCGCGCGCTCAACACGATCTTTGGCAAGCTTAAGCGCCAGTAGATTTCGGCAAGCATCAAGATGTACCGCCGGTTTCTCCTCCTTGTAGAAAGGAAAAGTCAATCCTAACACGTATAGCGCAAACAAATGGTCCAGTTCATCAGGTGATAACTGAGATGCGTACCTTGCTTCAAGCGCATTCCAGGCACCAAGTGTCTTGGGAATGAGCAGACTGATCGAACTCATGTTTTCAGATGAAAGGATGGCCGCGTTCACGTCAACCCTCCTTCCTGCTCGACACTCCGCCAGTAACTGCGGAGCCTGTTTCCAACAGTGCCTAACGAAATACTAAGTAGCTGGGCGGCTCTCTTCCTGTTGCTGTTATAATATCGCAATGTCTGCAGGATGACGCGCCGCTCTACCTCAGCAAGCGTTTCGCCGACCGGCAACCGGGCTGCTTTGTTGGTCGTTTCCTCCCCAGACATGCTCTCGCTTGCCGTAAGATGGTACACGACATGATCTATAAGCCGCCCTTCGCTGGCAGTTATGACGATAACACCGGTATGCGGGGCAAGTTCCGTGAACACAAAGTGCCCCGCCTTATTATTGATAGTCACAACTGCACTCTCTCCGATAAGCAGCTTGGGCGTCTCTCCGTCAATATCAAGCACGAATGGCAGAAGGTCATAGGGGCAGGCCTGGTCATCATACAAAACAACCAGCTCCGAACGCAGAAAAGAGAGCCGCGCTTGCTGGTGCGAAACATCCTCACACTGTTGCATGTCTATTCCAGAGATCTGCACCGCGATTCCACAGGCGACTGCTTGGGTGTTTTTATTGCGTAGGCCATAGGACCCAGACAGGAGGGCAGATACCAAAGAGCCCGCACAGGCATAGAAATCACCTGCAAGCAGAAACCCCATGACTGCGCCTGAAATCGCCGACGCGCCAGAAAGCACCAAGGCAGGTGCTGTCGACTCCCCGCTTTGAGCAGCGCTTTCACCATCCAAAAGAAATTCAGCTGTGTGGCGATCTTCGTGAAGAGTCATGCTATCCTCACATCGTTGCGAACAACCGCGTCATAGGCGATAGGCATCGAAAGGTAATGGCCCTGGATATGGGTTGCACCGGCAACCAATGCAGTTTCGGCCTGCTGTTTCGTCTCAACGCCTTCGACAACAATGATAGGAGCAAAGCTAGAAGCAAGTCCCACCAGGTGGCTCAAACTGTCGGAGCCGCTCGCCGACGAACGGATGTCACGAATAAATGCCTTGTCGATCTTCACGATATCGAAGTTGATCAACTGCAGAAGCCTCGGAGAGGCAAAACCCGCTCCAAAGTCATCCAGAGCCACACGGCAGCCAAAACTGCGAATGTTCGTTATCGCATGCGCAGAGAATGTCAGACATTCAAAAGCCTGCGTTTCGGTAATTTCAAGGACCAAGCGCTCTGCCAGTTGAGGTCGGGTCTGAATTTGCGAGAGAACTCCAGCCCACATATCCTGATTGCTAAAGTTGTCTGCTGATAAATTGCAGCCGAGGACAGCATTACCGTCGTGCTCGAGTCGATCAAGAACCTGATCAAGCATGTACTGGTCGATCAGCGGGGCTTCATGCATCGTCTCAAGTGCAGGAATAAAATCACACGCACCGTAAACACGACCATCTCGCCCCCGCAGCGCGGCAAAGCATTCTCCATACAATATAGAGTCCACATCGATTGCTGAGTGAATGCCCTGAACCTTACAGAGCACTCGCCCTTCAGTAATTGCCGCCTGAACAACGTCAACATATCTGGTATCGACGATATCAAGATGATCAAACATTTAATCCTCCATGAACAGGGAAGTTTGATCGTATCGAACACCCACAGACAAATGTGCCTTACAAAACTGCACGTCCTTCAATCCCACTATCATTTTGGATGTCTGTCCCGAGCCTAAAGAACGAACTCTACATTCCTCATCGAAACTCTCGACAATCACTCCCCCTCCACACTCCATCTGGACGAACCACCGTCCGTGGGGCTGTAGCCTCGCCATCGAGTGAAGTTGCTTGACTACATTTGCCGTCCGCCACAACAGAGTGCATCAGGTACTAAGTTTCTTGCCCTGTGCCCTCGACAATCAATCTCAGTTGCCTCACCCAAACTGTGGTACCGGTATGTCTACAAGCTGATCTTAGATTAAGCTGATCTTAGATTGGCTAGAAATACAGTTTGACGAATTTTCGCAGTCTCGAGAAGGTTACAAACGGTCCTGCAGATCAGCGTGTGACGCAACAAACGGTTACAACCGTCGGGCGAGCTGTTGCGCAACTGTTGTGCAGTAGCGTCAAGTGCGCTTCTGAGAACAAGTTATACCGCAACACTGAATCATGATGGTGGGAATGCACAAAGAGGCATGTCACTTAGGGGGACTGAATGGGCGACAAACAGAAGGTGAGCGCTCAGCTTGATCGAATCTTACGATCAAGCGCTTTTAGCAGCTCAGATAAATTGAGAAAATTTTTGAGCTATGTGGTCATAGAAACTATCGAAGGTCGTGGGGACCGAATTAAATCATACTCGATAGCGATTGAGGTATTTCACCGTCACACCGATTTTGACACCTCCCAGGACGGAATTGTACGAACAACCGCTAACAGGTTGAGATCCGCATTAGAAAAATACTACCGACTGGAAGGGATTAATGACCCGGTGGTCATTTCTCTACCTAAAGGACGCTATGTTCCGAGCTTCGTCGAAAAACCGGTCCATTTAGAAACTATAGCACCTGGCAATGAAGACTTTTTCGATGTCAGCGAGACTGCAGTATCAGTAGCTGATGTTAACGCTGTCAGTAGCCGCTCCGTTGTTCTGCATCGGAAGATCCGGTTATGGATGGCCGCAGTCTGTTTTTTAACAGTGATTATGATCATAGCTGGTACTGTGCTACCATATCTGCGTGATCAAACACGATGGCTGCCTCCCATCCTTATCATACAAGCAACAACGGCGCTTACAGACGACGAACCATCGAAACTATTTGCCCGGAGCCTGCCCGTGCGGTTGTCGGGTGCGCTGTCTCACTATGATATAAACAGTGTCACGAGAGCATTAAATTCGGACGAGGCTCACACAGGCGCCGTCAAATTTCCACCATACCAGAGTATCTATGTAATCACTAGCGAAGTGGCCGCAGATGAATTCGGTCTCGTCATATACTGGCAGCTTGTTGATGCCCGTACGGGGGCGGTGCTTTGGTCGTCAACGATACCCGAGAAGGGTGACAGTCGTTCCTTAGACATTCT
The genomic region above belongs to Ochrobactrum quorumnocens and contains:
- a CDS encoding helix-turn-helix domain-containing protein, translated to MTLHEDRHTAEFLLDGESAAQSGESTAPALVLSGASAISGAVMGFLLAGDFYACAGSLVSALLSGSYGLRNKNTQAVACGIAVQISGIDMQQCEDVSHQQARLSFLRSELVVLYDDQACPYDLLPFVLDIDGETPKLLIGESAVVTINNKAGHFVFTELAPHTGVIVITASEGRLIDHVVYHLTASESMSGEETTNKAARLPVGETLAEVERRVILQTLRYYNSNRKRAAQLLSISLGTVGNRLRSYWRSVEQEGGLT
- a CDS encoding EAL domain-containing protein, with protein sequence MFDHLDIVDTRYVDVVQAAITEGRVLCKVQGIHSAIDVDSILYGECFAALRGRDGRVYGACDFIPALETMHEAPLIDQYMLDQVLDRLEHDGNAVLGCNLSADNFSNQDMWAGVLSQIQTRPQLAERLVLEITETQAFECLTFSAHAITNIRSFGCRVALDDFGAGFASPRLLQLINFDIVKIDKAFIRDIRSSASGSDSLSHLVGLASSFAPIIVVEGVETKQQAETALVAGATHIQGHYLSMPIAYDAVVRNDVRIA
- a CDS encoding tetratricopeptide repeat protein, with product MGDKQKVSAQLDRILRSSAFSSSDKLRKFLSYVVIETIEGRGDRIKSYSIAIEVFHRHTDFDTSQDGIVRTTANRLRSALEKYYRLEGINDPVVISLPKGRYVPSFVEKPVHLETIAPGNEDFFDVSETAVSVADVNAVSSRSVVLHRKIRLWMAAVCFLTVIMIIAGTVLPYLRDQTRWLPPILIIQATTALTDDEPSKLFARSLPVRLSGALSHYDINSVTRALNSDEAHTGAVKFPPYQSIYVITSEVAADEFGLVIYWQLVDARTGAVLWSSTIPEKGDSRSLDILIHELVGEDALIRFFERRKLPTKPITGYVCVTHTLNKLTTITDADRAWMSRCLADTVAEQPDYAQAWALLARVRVEDSIAAADRGEIDISKAMLDDARRSYLNAQKLAPASWFTLHARIVVEFQMENFESFEALASQALLILPKNARERLVIGSRLFALGDYQQAQDVIQETIPWITYPQPSDHLFLAADLYRRGEMNKARLLLQGQRVPDSKLYWVLLASVACRLGDLTTAIAALKSLDDLSPDFSHMFEADLRNRHFRSDFIREIVTDLNKVQSSQ